The Vanessa tameamea isolate UH-Manoa-2023 chromosome 2, ilVanTame1 primary haplotype, whole genome shotgun sequence genome has a segment encoding these proteins:
- the M7bp gene encoding uncharacterized protein M7bp isoform X3: MWAYLAVLLLGFWLGVALFLYVSCFWLEEILDLPQQRLGPNAHNHTGASGAHAQLKRLVARVVEEAAALPALARYAAEPHTPTESSTYEDLLATAILNKVIERYQTESGSGGRSSGIHSASASPSPSDRSSPRSLNSRNTRDITPPLRDEDDASDWEEGEATDDAVEVPRRVPFPEYGGDIVHTSDNELRDFDEVSGSDIQAVDGTWEENWLFQKKKIKNIQSAPVPMLVPNSNTQYRALIGDRDADDTTDLSDNGTDNEEELEYTSDIKKVLNSKHVIGGKPKVDEFDFEPDSLMIIDGIEDYDKANENNTNEEPVTATNLNLVTQKDKVHENIVYSQDDTHDSILVLGVDSGPITKTEFNLKEEIHRTALNGHDEIFDNDNNSRDTTDSSITTHTKESTNTLSRSEREKDYEETEALPVQRYADSLRRKHFEEPQQFSTANIEKEEELIPGSIADRERKKWLNYVEMPNNPYSPEAIKKRLSSKNTSSLFDIITTKKDLEDPNLPDGRLEENVTKTNYEAHEQDSMEKYIQNKMDKRKLNLSISTDDGTNERSMSPSPKVSKDVLSDEVPQFKRYGRDYYIKEARSSSGERKMGSFNGASSLSSSINKSTSLENFDRDFASPGLLIHQFNTIATNQQYTKFTKDNEHVSITTMPIEYKNEIIIEYEDVNEHTLFAAKPGYTDEDTDKKFEEILQCAYSSDKNTFTLTADKEMNENEKSPSSIENSLSSSSVEDSIKIYNVQTGEIVKCKPEDKIPTRYATTDKNDNIDIPDMNTAGETTEISIEDSDVGEEAVTIDSLKEETEQVASDLDELAHLPSVKELARKFVSMESLSEPVKTPQPLLKRQRSKENILSPDAKPASKLTYMHSLTARSISKEFREELKLSMATPLKVPGGEKEIPEGTEDITRESSRPGSPVPEPGTIKTKLAFFESLKERFSNK, translated from the exons ATTTACCACAACAGCGCCTGGGACCTAACGCACACAATCACACTGGTGCGAGCGGTGCTCATGCGCAACTGAAGCGATTGGTAGCGCGTGTAGTTGAAGAAGCTGCAGCATTGCCAGCACTCGCCCGATATGCCGCTGAACCACACACACCTACAGAATCATCAACGTACGAAGATCTGCTAGCCACagctattttaaataag gtcaTCGAACGTTACCAAACTGAAAGCGGTTCCGGTGGTCGCAGTAGCGGCATACACTCCGCCAGCGCGAGCCCTTCACCCTCTGACAGATCGTCCCCCCGCTCTCTCAACTCGAGGAACACAAGAGATATCACCCCACCC CTTCGTGACGAAGATGATGCATCTGACTGGGAAGAAGGCGAAGCCACAGATGATGCGGTTGAAGTTCCGCGACGAGTACCTTTCCCTGAATATGGAGGAGACATAGTGCACACATCAG ATAATGAACTTCGTGACTTCGATGAAGTTTCCGGTAGTGATATACAGGCGGTGGATGGAACTTGGGAGGAGAATTGGTTGttccaaaagaaaaaaataaagaatattcagTCAGCACCAGTTCCTATGCTGGTACCGAATTCCAATACACAATATAGAGCTCTCATCGGCGACAGAGATGCTGATGATACTACAGACCTCTCTGACAACGGAACCGATAATGAGGAAGAGTTAGAATACACAAGCGATATCAAAAAGGTCTTAAACTCCAAACATGTTATTGGAGGCAAGCCTAAAGTGGATGAATTTGATTTCGAACCAGACAGCTTAATGATCATTGATGGAATCGAAGATTATGataaagcaaatgaaaataatacaaacgaAGAACCTGTAACAGCaactaatttgaatttagtCACCCAAAAAGATAAGGTTCACGAAAATATTGTCTATTCACAAGACGATACTCATGACTCTATACTAGTGCTAGGCGTAGATAGCGGACCTATAACAAAGAcagagtttaatttaaaagaagaaatacATAGAACAGCGCTAAATGGTCACGATGAAATCTTTGACAATGATAACAACAGCAGAGATACCACAGACTCGAGTATTACGACGCATACTAAAG AATCTACGAACACGCTAAGTCGCTCGGAGCGCGAAAAAGACTATGAAGAAACGGAAGCGTTGCCAGTTCAGAGATATGCCGACAGCCTACGTAGAAAACACTTCGAAGAACCGCAACA ATTTTCTACGGCTAATATTGAAAAAGAAGAAGAATTAATACCAG ggTCTATAGCTGACAGAGAACGTAAGAAGTGGCTCAACTACGTGGAAATGCCAAACAATCCATATTCCCCAGAAGCTATTAAAAAACGACTTTCCTCCAAGAACACTTCCtcgttatttgatattataacaaCCAAGAAAGATTTAGAAGATCCAAATCTACCAGATGGTAGATTGGAGGAAAACGTAACAAAAACCAATTATGAGGCCCACGAACAGGATTCCATggaaaaatacattcaaaataaaatggatAAACGAAAGCTAAATTTAAGCATAAGTACAGACGATGGTACGAATGAGAGGTCAATGAGCCCATCGCCTAAGGTTTCAAAAGACGTACTCTCAGATGAAGTTCCTCAATTTAAGAG ATACGGGCGGGATTACTATATCAAAGAGGCCAGATCGTCGTCCGGCGAGCGCAAAATGGGATCCTTCAACGGCGCGAGCTCCCTTTCGAGCTCGATAAACAAATCGACCAGCTTAGAGAATTTCGATAGAGATTTCGCCTCGCCA GGACTATTAATACATCAGTTCAACACAATTGCTACCAATCAGCAGTATACGAAGTTTACTAAAGATAACGAACACGTATCAATAACAACGATGCCGatcgaatataaaaatgaaataataatagaatatgaaGATGTAAATGAACATACACTTTTTGCTGCCAAGCCCGGCTATACGGACGAAGACACAGACAAAAAATTCGAAGAAATATTACAATGCGCTTACAGTTctgataaaaatacttttacactGACAGCTGATAaagaaatgaatgaaaatgagaAATCGCCATCAAGCATAGAAAATTCGTTAAGTTCAAGCAGCGTTGaagattcaattaaaatatataacgtacAAACTGGTGAGATTGTGAAATGTAAACCAGAAGATAAGATACCAACGAGATACGCAACGACTGACAAAAATGACAACATCGATATACCTGATATGAACACTGCAGGAGAAACTACTGAGATATCTATTGAAGACAGCGATGTCGGGGAGGAAGCGGTGACAATCGACAGCTTAAAGGAGGAAACAGAGCAAGTTGCGAGTGATTTGGACGAGTTAGCTCATCTACCAAGTGTGAAGGAATTAGCGAGGAAATTTGTAAGCATGGAGAGCCTCAGCGAACCTGTCAAG ACGCCACAACCTCTCTTGAAACGACAGAGAAGCAAAGAGAACATCCTCAGTCCAGACGCCAAACCTGCTTCCAAACTGACTTATATGCACAGCCTCACTGCAAGAAGTATATCCAAGGAATTCAGGGAAGAACTCAAATTGTCTATGGCCACCCCCCTTAAAGTTCCGGGCGGAGAAAAAGAAATACCAGAAGGAACAGAAGACATAACGAGGGAATCCAGCAGACCTGGAAGTCCAGTGCCCGAACCGGGGACGATAAAGACAAAGCTAGCCTTTTTCGAAAGTCTAAAAGAAAGATTTAGCAACAAATAA
- the M7bp gene encoding uncharacterized protein M7bp isoform X5 yields MLSLYMTLGVLMLYVISWVIERYQTESGSGGRSSGIHSASASPSPSDRSSPRSLNSRNTRDITPPLRDEDDASDWEEGEATDDAVEVPRRVPFPEYGGDIVHTSDNELRDFDEVSGSDIQAVDGTWEENWLFQKKKIKNIQSAPVPMLVPNSNTQYRALIGDRDADDTTDLSDNGTDNEEELEYTSDIKKVLNSKHVIGGKPKVDEFDFEPDSLMIIDGIEDYDKANENNTNEEPVTATNLNLVTQKDKVHENIVYSQDDTHDSILVLGVDSGPITKTEFNLKEEIHRTALNGHDEIFDNDNNSRDTTDSSITTHTKESTNTLSRSEREKDYEETEALPVQRYADSLRRKHFEEPQQFSTANIEKEEELIPGSIADRERKKWLNYVEMPNNPYSPEAIKKRLSSKNTSSLFDIITTKKDLEDPNLPDGRLEENVTKTNYEAHEQDSMEKYIQNKMDKRKLNLSISTDDGTNERSMSPSPKVSKDVLSDEVPQFKRYGRDYYIKEARSSSGERKMGSFNGASSLSSSINKSTSLENFDRDFASPGLLIHQFNTIATNQQYTKFTKDNEHVSITTMPIEYKNEIIIEYEDVNEHTLFAAKPGYTDEDTDKKFEEILQCAYSSDKNTFTLTADKEMNENEKSPSSIENSLSSSSVEDSIKIYNVQTGEIVKCKPEDKIPTRYATTDKNDNIDIPDMNTAGETTEISIEDSDVGEEAVTIDSLKEETEQVASDLDELAHLPSVKELARKFVSMESLSEPVKTPQPLLKRQRSKENILSPDAKPASKLTYMHSLTARSISKEFREELKLSMATPLKVPGGEKEIPEGTEDITRESSRPGSPVPEPGTIKTKLAFFESLKERFSNK; encoded by the exons ATGTTGAGTTTGTATATGACTCTCGGAGTATTAATGTTGTATGTGATCAGCTGG gtcaTCGAACGTTACCAAACTGAAAGCGGTTCCGGTGGTCGCAGTAGCGGCATACACTCCGCCAGCGCGAGCCCTTCACCCTCTGACAGATCGTCCCCCCGCTCTCTCAACTCGAGGAACACAAGAGATATCACCCCACCC CTTCGTGACGAAGATGATGCATCTGACTGGGAAGAAGGCGAAGCCACAGATGATGCGGTTGAAGTTCCGCGACGAGTACCTTTCCCTGAATATGGAGGAGACATAGTGCACACATCAG ATAATGAACTTCGTGACTTCGATGAAGTTTCCGGTAGTGATATACAGGCGGTGGATGGAACTTGGGAGGAGAATTGGTTGttccaaaagaaaaaaataaagaatattcagTCAGCACCAGTTCCTATGCTGGTACCGAATTCCAATACACAATATAGAGCTCTCATCGGCGACAGAGATGCTGATGATACTACAGACCTCTCTGACAACGGAACCGATAATGAGGAAGAGTTAGAATACACAAGCGATATCAAAAAGGTCTTAAACTCCAAACATGTTATTGGAGGCAAGCCTAAAGTGGATGAATTTGATTTCGAACCAGACAGCTTAATGATCATTGATGGAATCGAAGATTATGataaagcaaatgaaaataatacaaacgaAGAACCTGTAACAGCaactaatttgaatttagtCACCCAAAAAGATAAGGTTCACGAAAATATTGTCTATTCACAAGACGATACTCATGACTCTATACTAGTGCTAGGCGTAGATAGCGGACCTATAACAAAGAcagagtttaatttaaaagaagaaatacATAGAACAGCGCTAAATGGTCACGATGAAATCTTTGACAATGATAACAACAGCAGAGATACCACAGACTCGAGTATTACGACGCATACTAAAG AATCTACGAACACGCTAAGTCGCTCGGAGCGCGAAAAAGACTATGAAGAAACGGAAGCGTTGCCAGTTCAGAGATATGCCGACAGCCTACGTAGAAAACACTTCGAAGAACCGCAACA ATTTTCTACGGCTAATATTGAAAAAGAAGAAGAATTAATACCAG ggTCTATAGCTGACAGAGAACGTAAGAAGTGGCTCAACTACGTGGAAATGCCAAACAATCCATATTCCCCAGAAGCTATTAAAAAACGACTTTCCTCCAAGAACACTTCCtcgttatttgatattataacaaCCAAGAAAGATTTAGAAGATCCAAATCTACCAGATGGTAGATTGGAGGAAAACGTAACAAAAACCAATTATGAGGCCCACGAACAGGATTCCATggaaaaatacattcaaaataaaatggatAAACGAAAGCTAAATTTAAGCATAAGTACAGACGATGGTACGAATGAGAGGTCAATGAGCCCATCGCCTAAGGTTTCAAAAGACGTACTCTCAGATGAAGTTCCTCAATTTAAGAG ATACGGGCGGGATTACTATATCAAAGAGGCCAGATCGTCGTCCGGCGAGCGCAAAATGGGATCCTTCAACGGCGCGAGCTCCCTTTCGAGCTCGATAAACAAATCGACCAGCTTAGAGAATTTCGATAGAGATTTCGCCTCGCCA GGACTATTAATACATCAGTTCAACACAATTGCTACCAATCAGCAGTATACGAAGTTTACTAAAGATAACGAACACGTATCAATAACAACGATGCCGatcgaatataaaaatgaaataataatagaatatgaaGATGTAAATGAACATACACTTTTTGCTGCCAAGCCCGGCTATACGGACGAAGACACAGACAAAAAATTCGAAGAAATATTACAATGCGCTTACAGTTctgataaaaatacttttacactGACAGCTGATAaagaaatgaatgaaaatgagaAATCGCCATCAAGCATAGAAAATTCGTTAAGTTCAAGCAGCGTTGaagattcaattaaaatatataacgtacAAACTGGTGAGATTGTGAAATGTAAACCAGAAGATAAGATACCAACGAGATACGCAACGACTGACAAAAATGACAACATCGATATACCTGATATGAACACTGCAGGAGAAACTACTGAGATATCTATTGAAGACAGCGATGTCGGGGAGGAAGCGGTGACAATCGACAGCTTAAAGGAGGAAACAGAGCAAGTTGCGAGTGATTTGGACGAGTTAGCTCATCTACCAAGTGTGAAGGAATTAGCGAGGAAATTTGTAAGCATGGAGAGCCTCAGCGAACCTGTCAAG ACGCCACAACCTCTCTTGAAACGACAGAGAAGCAAAGAGAACATCCTCAGTCCAGACGCCAAACCTGCTTCCAAACTGACTTATATGCACAGCCTCACTGCAAGAAGTATATCCAAGGAATTCAGGGAAGAACTCAAATTGTCTATGGCCACCCCCCTTAAAGTTCCGGGCGGAGAAAAAGAAATACCAGAAGGAACAGAAGACATAACGAGGGAATCCAGCAGACCTGGAAGTCCAGTGCCCGAACCGGGGACGATAAAGACAAAGCTAGCCTTTTTCGAAAGTCTAAAAGAAAGATTTAGCAACAAATAA
- the M7bp gene encoding uncharacterized protein M7bp isoform X6 has product MFHSFIIVYFPETNEVIERYQTESGSGGRSSGIHSASASPSPSDRSSPRSLNSRNTRDITPPLRDEDDASDWEEGEATDDAVEVPRRVPFPEYGGDIVHTSDNELRDFDEVSGSDIQAVDGTWEENWLFQKKKIKNIQSAPVPMLVPNSNTQYRALIGDRDADDTTDLSDNGTDNEEELEYTSDIKKVLNSKHVIGGKPKVDEFDFEPDSLMIIDGIEDYDKANENNTNEEPVTATNLNLVTQKDKVHENIVYSQDDTHDSILVLGVDSGPITKTEFNLKEEIHRTALNGHDEIFDNDNNSRDTTDSSITTHTKESTNTLSRSEREKDYEETEALPVQRYADSLRRKHFEEPQQFSTANIEKEEELIPGSIADRERKKWLNYVEMPNNPYSPEAIKKRLSSKNTSSLFDIITTKKDLEDPNLPDGRLEENVTKTNYEAHEQDSMEKYIQNKMDKRKLNLSISTDDGTNERSMSPSPKVSKDVLSDEVPQFKRYGRDYYIKEARSSSGERKMGSFNGASSLSSSINKSTSLENFDRDFASPGLLIHQFNTIATNQQYTKFTKDNEHVSITTMPIEYKNEIIIEYEDVNEHTLFAAKPGYTDEDTDKKFEEILQCAYSSDKNTFTLTADKEMNENEKSPSSIENSLSSSSVEDSIKIYNVQTGEIVKCKPEDKIPTRYATTDKNDNIDIPDMNTAGETTEISIEDSDVGEEAVTIDSLKEETEQVASDLDELAHLPSVKELARKFVSMESLSEPVKTPQPLLKRQRSKENILSPDAKPASKLTYMHSLTARSISKEFREELKLSMATPLKVPGGEKEIPEGTEDITRESSRPGSPVPEPGTIKTKLAFFESLKERFSNK; this is encoded by the exons ATGTTTCACAGTTTCATCATTGTTTACTTTCCCGAAACAAACGAG gtcaTCGAACGTTACCAAACTGAAAGCGGTTCCGGTGGTCGCAGTAGCGGCATACACTCCGCCAGCGCGAGCCCTTCACCCTCTGACAGATCGTCCCCCCGCTCTCTCAACTCGAGGAACACAAGAGATATCACCCCACCC CTTCGTGACGAAGATGATGCATCTGACTGGGAAGAAGGCGAAGCCACAGATGATGCGGTTGAAGTTCCGCGACGAGTACCTTTCCCTGAATATGGAGGAGACATAGTGCACACATCAG ATAATGAACTTCGTGACTTCGATGAAGTTTCCGGTAGTGATATACAGGCGGTGGATGGAACTTGGGAGGAGAATTGGTTGttccaaaagaaaaaaataaagaatattcagTCAGCACCAGTTCCTATGCTGGTACCGAATTCCAATACACAATATAGAGCTCTCATCGGCGACAGAGATGCTGATGATACTACAGACCTCTCTGACAACGGAACCGATAATGAGGAAGAGTTAGAATACACAAGCGATATCAAAAAGGTCTTAAACTCCAAACATGTTATTGGAGGCAAGCCTAAAGTGGATGAATTTGATTTCGAACCAGACAGCTTAATGATCATTGATGGAATCGAAGATTATGataaagcaaatgaaaataatacaaacgaAGAACCTGTAACAGCaactaatttgaatttagtCACCCAAAAAGATAAGGTTCACGAAAATATTGTCTATTCACAAGACGATACTCATGACTCTATACTAGTGCTAGGCGTAGATAGCGGACCTATAACAAAGAcagagtttaatttaaaagaagaaatacATAGAACAGCGCTAAATGGTCACGATGAAATCTTTGACAATGATAACAACAGCAGAGATACCACAGACTCGAGTATTACGACGCATACTAAAG AATCTACGAACACGCTAAGTCGCTCGGAGCGCGAAAAAGACTATGAAGAAACGGAAGCGTTGCCAGTTCAGAGATATGCCGACAGCCTACGTAGAAAACACTTCGAAGAACCGCAACA ATTTTCTACGGCTAATATTGAAAAAGAAGAAGAATTAATACCAG ggTCTATAGCTGACAGAGAACGTAAGAAGTGGCTCAACTACGTGGAAATGCCAAACAATCCATATTCCCCAGAAGCTATTAAAAAACGACTTTCCTCCAAGAACACTTCCtcgttatttgatattataacaaCCAAGAAAGATTTAGAAGATCCAAATCTACCAGATGGTAGATTGGAGGAAAACGTAACAAAAACCAATTATGAGGCCCACGAACAGGATTCCATggaaaaatacattcaaaataaaatggatAAACGAAAGCTAAATTTAAGCATAAGTACAGACGATGGTACGAATGAGAGGTCAATGAGCCCATCGCCTAAGGTTTCAAAAGACGTACTCTCAGATGAAGTTCCTCAATTTAAGAG ATACGGGCGGGATTACTATATCAAAGAGGCCAGATCGTCGTCCGGCGAGCGCAAAATGGGATCCTTCAACGGCGCGAGCTCCCTTTCGAGCTCGATAAACAAATCGACCAGCTTAGAGAATTTCGATAGAGATTTCGCCTCGCCA GGACTATTAATACATCAGTTCAACACAATTGCTACCAATCAGCAGTATACGAAGTTTACTAAAGATAACGAACACGTATCAATAACAACGATGCCGatcgaatataaaaatgaaataataatagaatatgaaGATGTAAATGAACATACACTTTTTGCTGCCAAGCCCGGCTATACGGACGAAGACACAGACAAAAAATTCGAAGAAATATTACAATGCGCTTACAGTTctgataaaaatacttttacactGACAGCTGATAaagaaatgaatgaaaatgagaAATCGCCATCAAGCATAGAAAATTCGTTAAGTTCAAGCAGCGTTGaagattcaattaaaatatataacgtacAAACTGGTGAGATTGTGAAATGTAAACCAGAAGATAAGATACCAACGAGATACGCAACGACTGACAAAAATGACAACATCGATATACCTGATATGAACACTGCAGGAGAAACTACTGAGATATCTATTGAAGACAGCGATGTCGGGGAGGAAGCGGTGACAATCGACAGCTTAAAGGAGGAAACAGAGCAAGTTGCGAGTGATTTGGACGAGTTAGCTCATCTACCAAGTGTGAAGGAATTAGCGAGGAAATTTGTAAGCATGGAGAGCCTCAGCGAACCTGTCAAG ACGCCACAACCTCTCTTGAAACGACAGAGAAGCAAAGAGAACATCCTCAGTCCAGACGCCAAACCTGCTTCCAAACTGACTTATATGCACAGCCTCACTGCAAGAAGTATATCCAAGGAATTCAGGGAAGAACTCAAATTGTCTATGGCCACCCCCCTTAAAGTTCCGGGCGGAGAAAAAGAAATACCAGAAGGAACAGAAGACATAACGAGGGAATCCAGCAGACCTGGAAGTCCAGTGCCCGAACCGGGGACGATAAAGACAAAGCTAGCCTTTTTCGAAAGTCTAAAAGAAAGATTTAGCAACAAATAA
- the LOC113398194 gene encoding queuosine 5'-phosphate N-glycosylase/hydrolase has product MVRNGFLSPAESGKFINTRAQHVRIHEDGLEKLCKEMFSSLKDNKLQIPDAGADTIHPNKDHPQAVDWIFVTDSLNFCFWSQSKETQWIVNGYTGYFALEAALHRALKEGYDITNPEYYSKLTEEQLSHILRGDTSAKIPLFNERISVLHEVGSILINKYEGTFLNCVKESNKSALKLLEIVVNNFPCFRDEAMYKDQGVSFYKRAQILVADLWNFFDGTRWGEFRDIDKMTMFADYRVPQVLVYFGVMSYSNELMEKLKKDHILPSGSEEEIEIRGCSIHAVELLKHNLQELITSTGLSVEVPNSSLIDYYLWCYRRKHAKEMEAIPYHKTLGIFY; this is encoded by the exons ATGGTTCGTAATGGATTTTTATCACCAGCGGAATcaggtaaatttataaatactcgAGCACAACATGTTCGAATTCACGAGGATGGTTTAGAAAAGCTTTGTAAAGAG aTGTTCTCatctttaaaagataataaactGCAGATACCAGATGCAGGAGCAGACACAATTCACCCCAATAAAGATCATCCACAAGCAGTTGACTGGATATTTGTGACGGATTCTCTGAATTTCTGTTTCTGGTCACAGAGTAAAGAAACACAATGGATAGTTAATGGATATACTGGTTACTTTGCTTTAGAAGCTGCATTACACAGAGCTTTAAAG gaAGGATATGACATCACAAACCCTGAGTATTATTCAAAGTTAACAGAAGAACAACTATCACACATATTAAGAGGTGACACCAGTGCCAAAATACCGTTGTTCAATGAACGAATATCTGTTCTACATGAAGTCGGaagtatattgataaataaatatgaaggaACATTTTTGAACTGTGTGAAAGAATCTAATAAATCAGCATTAAAGCTATTAGAGATTGTTGTGAATAACTTTCCATGTTTTCGTGATGAAGCTATGTACAAGGATCAAGGAGTGTCATTCTACAAAAGGGCCCAAATATTGGTAGCAGATTTGTGGAATTTCTTTGATGGCACTCGATGGGGAGAATTTAGAGATATAGATAAAATGACAATGTTCGCTGATTACAGAGTGCCACAAGTTTTGGTTTATTTTGGAGTTATGAGTTACAGTAATGAGCTGATGGAGAAATTAAAGAAag ATCATATTCTTCCAAGTGGATCAGAAGAAGAAATAGAAATAAGAGGGTGTTCAATACATGCCGTTGAATTACTCAAACATAATTTACAGGAATTGATTACAAGTACTGGTCTAAGTGTGGAAGTTCCTAATTCAAGTCTCATAGATTATTATCTATGGTGCTATAGAAGGAAACATGCTAAAGAAATGGAAGCAATACCCTATCACAAAACATTAGGGATAttctattga
- the LOC113398193 gene encoding nucleoporin Nup43, with protein sequence MPLDVQGTFVSQKINKIRWIPEDYVETKHFFTGSWDDEENSIKVWSFESLNEDEDVEYPKQLSEYKVDGDVTNIKFLDKNSIAVSISSGDVRILEVSAYDRQTPLREVHTWKKLHNFSSEKCSCTTLDTLEGDIASIGEDGNINILNSRRGDITRSIKGADSCSLHAVCFIKLNEVITGNIRGHMKIWDLRSTNDKPVAAFLLAGDELAATCITRHPTQPHIILAGSESGALAMWDLRMNQFPTSLLNAHAAGVTEMQFHPENPNKLLTSSVSGEIWDWNMETLTKKGLDEYVPLDDKTALNVNSLMPTLHKAINSLHCDRGRILCGADNEAIYLIKNFKY encoded by the exons ATGCCGTTAGATGTGCAGGGTACTTTCGtctcacaaaaaataaataaaataaggtggATACCCGAAGATTATgttgaaacaaaacatttttttaccgGAAGTTGGGATGATGAAGAAAATTCTATAAAAGTTTGGAGTTTTGAGTCTCTTAATGAAGACGAAGACGTTGAATATCCAAAACAATTATCTGAATACAAGGTTGACGGGGATGTTACTAATATAAAGTTTCTAGACAAGAACTCAATTGCTGTTTCTATTTCGAGCGGAGACGTTCGCATATTAGAAGTAAGCGCCTATGATAGACAGACTCCCTTAAGAGAAGTTCATACTTGgaaaaaattacacaattttag CTCAGAGAAATGTTCATGTACAACATTGGATACCTTAGAAGGAGATATAGCGAGCATAGGTgaagatggaaatataaatattttaaatagtagaaGAGGAGACATAACACGAAGTATTAAAGGAGCGGATAGCTGCTCCTTGCATGCAGTTTGTTTTATCAAACTAAATgag GTGATAACAGGTAACATTCGAGGTCACATGAAAATATGGGATTTAAGGTCAACAAATGACAAACCTGTGGCAGCATTTTTGCTCGCTGGAGATGAACTGGCAGCAACATGTATTACTCGTCATCCTACTCAACCTCACATTATATTAGCCGGCAGTGAGTCAGGAGCCCTTGCTATGTGGGACCTCCGTATGAACCAATTCCCTACATCTTTACTAAATGCTCATGCGGCTGGTGTTACAGAAATGCAATTCCACCCTGAAAATCCTAATAAGCTGCTCACAAGCTCTGTTTCTGGAGAAATATGGGATTGGAATATGGAAACATTGACAAAAAAAGGTTTAGATGAATATGTTCCATTAGATGATAAAACTGCGTTAAATGTTAATTCATTAATGCCGACTCTACATAAAGCGATCAATTCTCTGCACTGTGACAGAGGAAGGATACTCTGTGGTGCTGATAATGAAGCTATctacttaattaaaaactttaaatattga